The following DNA comes from Oscillospiraceae bacterium.
CTCCATGCGGTACTGCTTGCTCTGGTGGTCGGCTTTCATGATTTTGAGCTTGCTGACCTCAACATCCAAATCCATACGCTCTTTGATGCGTGGATCACCGGCGCACAGCGCCTTGATCTCCGCGAACGACAGCGCCGTTTCATCCACATCCTCACAGGAACGCACCGGTGATTTTGAAGTCATGATCTGTGCGATAAATTTTTGCTTGTTTTCGACAGTCTGCCACAGATAGGCGTCAAACGTGCCTTCAGTGACATATCGGCAGACATGAACTTTTTTGTTGTGGTTTCCTTGACGCTCAATGCGGCCTTTGCGCTGAATCAGATCTCGCGGCCTCCACGGGCAGTCCAAATCATGGCTGGCAATCAGACGATCCTGGACGTTGGTGCCCGCGCCCATTTTGGCGGTGCTGCCGATCAGAACACGCACCTGCCCGCTGCGAACTTTCCCGAATAGCTCTTTCTTCTGAACGTCCGTGTTGGCATCATGAATAAATGCTACCTGTTCGGCGGGAATCCCTTTCTCGATGAGTTTTTGCCGAATGTCGGTATAGACTGTAAACGCTGGTTCGGGGTCAGGCAGTTCAATATCGGTTTCCAAAGCGTGGATTTCCGGGCTGTCCAGATTACCTCCCGCCGTCTTGGCTGCACGGTTCACCGAAGTCGCCGCCCTGGGCGTGGAAATATCGCAAAAAACGAGTTGGGTCAGCTTGTCGGCCTCGCCATCTTTCCAGAACTGAACGATGTTGTCCACACACTGGTTTACTTTTGTTCCCGGTTCATCCGGCAGCATATCATTGAGAATACGCTGGTCGAGGCCGAGCTTTCGCCCATCGGAGGTAATCTTGAGCATATTGTCAACGGATGGGTCAACCGCGCCGCTGTGTACCACTGCGGCGCGCTCTGACAGCGCCTGCACCATTTCCTGTTGGTGTTCCGTAGGCTTGGAGGCATAGGTGTGATACTCAACCTCCGGTGTAGGCAAATGGAGCTGATCGGCTGTCTTGATGTCGGCAACTTCCTTGAACATATTCATAAGCTCCGGCAGATTGAAAAACTTTGCAAACCGTGTACGCGCCCGATAGCCGGTGCCTTCCGGGGCAAGCTCCAGCGCCGTGACCGTTTCGCCAAAGCGTGAGGCCCAGCAGTCAAAATGGCTCATACCGAGTTCCTTCAGCCGGTCGTACTGTAAATATCGCTGGATAGTATACATCTCGGTCATGCTGTTTGAGATCGGCGTGCCTGTGGCGAACACTGTGCCGCGATTGCCGGTCAGCTCGTCAAGATACCGGCACTTGGAGAACATATCACTGGACTTCTGCGCATCTGTGGTGGAAAGCCCGGCCACATTACGCATTTTGGTATAGAGAAAAAGGTTCTTAAAATTGTCTGATTCATCCACGAACATGCGGTCGCAGCCGAGCTGCTCAAAGGTCACAACATTGTCTTTCCGAGAATCCGCCTGCAGCTTTTCCAGCCGTGCTTCCAGCCCTTTGCGGGTGCGCTCCAACTGCTTAACCGTAAACCGTTCTCCGCCGCTGCTCTGCACTTCGTCTATACCGTCCGTGATCTCGTCGATCTGCTCTTGAAGGAGCCGTTCCTGACGCTCAGGGCTGATGGGAATTTTCTCAAACTGCGAGTGGCCGATGATAATGGCGTCGTAGTCGCCGGTAGCGATGCGGGCGCAGAACTTCTTGCGATTGTGGGTTTCAAAATCTTTTTTGGTGGTAACAAGGAGGTTTGCGGAGTGGTAGAGCCGCAGAAACTCTGATGCCCATTGCTCTGTCAGATGGTTCGGCACCACGAAAATGCTTTTCTGCGACAAACCGAGGCGTTTGGATTCCATACAGGCCGCCACCATTTCAAAAGTCTTGCCTGCGCCAACTTCGTGTGCCAGCAGTGTATTACCACCGTAAAGCACATGAGCGACGGCGTTTTTCTGATGGTCGCGGAGTTGGATTTCCGGGTTCATACCGGCAAACGTGATATGGCTTCCGTCGTATTCGCGGGGGCGGGTGCTGTTCATTTCCTCGTTATACTGCCGCACCAGTGCCTGACGGCGTTCCGTGTCCTGCCAAATCCAATCTTTGAAAGCATCCCGGATTGCCTGCTGCTTTTGGGCGGCGAGTGTGGTTTCTTTGGCGTTGAGAACGCGCCGTTCCTTGCCGTCCGGGTCCTCCACGGTGTCGTAAATGCGGACATCGCGCAGATTCAGAGAATCTTCGAGGATGCGGTAGGCATTTGCCCGGTCGGTGCCGTAGGTGACAGTGGCCGCCACATTGCCGTAACCGACATTGCTCTTGCCGCTGATGTTCCACTCGGCTGTATAGGAGGAGTAGTGTACCTGAATGTTTCTGCGAAGATAAAAGGGCGGGTTGAAGGTTTCCTCCATGAATTGCTGGATATACTGCTTGTCGATCCACGTAGCGCCAAGACGGACTTCAATTTCAGAGGCGTCCAAATCCTTGGGTTGCGCCTTTTCCAACGCCTCCACATTGATCCGGTATGCCGGGTCCTTATCGGCAGCACGTTTGGCCTCCCGCAGTTTCTGCCGCACATTTCCAGACAGATATTCGTCGCTGGTCTGCCAGTTGTTGCGTATGGGGTCATGGAAAATCACGCCGGTGAGATCGGATATAATTTCATCCTCATTTTTGCCGGTGAGCTGCTCCATATAGAGCAGATCTACTTTGGCGTGTTCCGCGATAGAAACAGCAAGCGCTTCGCTGGCAGTATCTACTGTGGAAACGGCGGTATGCTGCTTGATGGTGCGCTTGGTGAACATATCCGCCTTGCGTTCCAGCCTGCCGTCATCGTCCAGCACTTCCAGAGAACACAGAAGGTAGTAGGACGAATCGTCCGAAAAGGCAAGCCGGTTGGCGCGGTCATTGATAAGACCATATTTTGTGGAGAACTCGTCGTAAAGCCGGTTGAGCTTGTGCTGCTCCCCGATGATGGAAAGCGGGTCGCTCTCATCCATCTGAAGGTCGATTAGGCGGTGAACGCAGTCCCGCAGTTCTACCATGCCCTTAACGCGTTCCTGTGCGGTGGCGTTCAGTTCCGGACGCACCATGCGGGAATTTTCGCGGTAGTAGACGCTGCCGTCCACTACGGTGTAAGAATAGTTTTTGACGCTGGGGTCTGCCGGAATGGAGGTGTCGATTGGCTCATCTTCGCCCAGCTCCGGAAGCTCTGCTTCTGTGTATTTGCCGCCGATAGACTGCACGGCGTCATGGAGCTGATCCGCAAGGCTCAGCCCTTCAATCGGCTCCACGGTGAAATCCTGCTTGCCGTACTGGGTGCTTTCGGAGGTCTGCCGTCCGAGAATCATT
Coding sequences within:
- a CDS encoding SNF2-related protein, with the translated sequence MLTHARDKETAAWLQNEFGGGKTSFTVAIEGAEPVELSWTKAQRRIARMVKEDTFYTQEEHDNLDDVDPDDLRGRLAQAGIVNGEVVDPAALSQNPFIQQVVADAENVTQAEDEPAQVFPFSVGDTVYLENGKPFIITQVRDSSIQLRDPTLRYPIFRAESSESFSRLMERYPQPGKPAPAAQVPAQPEMTAETVAVYPADENNMPYDIVVEQLHTEPEHTSPEIVPQSENFRITDDNLGVGGPKAKYQANIAAIRTLHSVEQENRPATSEEQKVLSRYVGWGGIPDAFDETKTSWSAEYKELQSLLTPEEYASARSSTLNAHYTSPTVIKAIYEAVGNMGFKAGNILEPAMGVGNFFGLLPEAMKSSNLYGVELDSITGRIAKQLYPQANITVAGFETTDRRDFFDLAIGNVPFGQYQVNDRAYNKLGFSIHDYFFAKSLDQVRPGGVVAFVTSRYTMDKQSPEVRKYIAQRAELLGAIRLPNNAFRANAGTDVVSDIIFLQKRDRPIDIEPDWVHLGQNNDGFGINSYFIDHPEMILGRQTSESTQYGKQDFTVEPIEGLSLADQLHDAVQSIGGKYTEAELPELGEDEPIDTSIPADPSVKNYSYTVVDGSVYYRENSRMVRPELNATAQERVKGMVELRDCVHRLIDLQMDESDPLSIIGEQHKLNRLYDEFSTKYGLINDRANRLAFSDDSSYYLLCSLEVLDDDGRLERKADMFTKRTIKQHTAVSTVDTASEALAVSIAEHAKVDLLYMEQLTGKNEDEIISDLTGVIFHDPIRNNWQTSDEYLSGNVRQKLREAKRAADKDPAYRINVEALEKAQPKDLDASEIEVRLGATWIDKQYIQQFMEETFNPPFYLRRNIQVHYSSYTAEWNISGKSNVGYGNVAATVTYGTDRANAYRILEDSLNLRDVRIYDTVEDPDGKERRVLNAKETTLAAQKQQAIRDAFKDWIWQDTERRQALVRQYNEEMNSTRPREYDGSHITFAGMNPEIQLRDHQKNAVAHVLYGGNTLLAHEVGAGKTFEMVAACMESKRLGLSQKSIFVVPNHLTEQWASEFLRLYHSANLLVTTKKDFETHNRKKFCARIATGDYDAIIIGHSQFEKIPISPERQERLLQEQIDEITDGIDEVQSSGGERFTVKQLERTRKGLEARLEKLQADSRKDNVVTFEQLGCDRMFVDESDNFKNLFLYTKMRNVAGLSTTDAQKSSDMFSKCRYLDELTGNRGTVFATGTPISNSMTEMYTIQRYLQYDRLKELGMSHFDCWASRFGETVTALELAPEGTGYRARTRFAKFFNLPELMNMFKEVADIKTADQLHLPTPEVEYHTYASKPTEHQQEMVQALSERAAVVHSGAVDPSVDNMLKITSDGRKLGLDQRILNDMLPDEPGTKVNQCVDNIVQFWKDGEADKLTQLVFCDISTPRAATSVNRAAKTAGGNLDSPEIHALETDIELPDPEPAFTVYTDIRQKLIEKGIPAEQVAFIHDANTDVQKKELFGKVRSGQVRVLIGSTAKMGAGTNVQDRLIASHDLDCPWRPRDLIQRKGRIERQGNHNKKVHVCRYVTEGTFDAYLWQTVENKQKFIAQIMTSKSPVRSCEDVDETALSFAEIKALCAGDPRIKERMDLDVEVSKLKIMKADHQSKQYRMEDNLLEYFPEQIEQNKGFIKGLEADMATLAAHPHPEDGFAGMEVRGDHLIDKENAGAALMDACKEVKGHDPVEVGSYRGFKMQLAFDAFQNVYVLTLKGEMTHRVELGKDPRGNLIRIDNALAQMPQRLASVKAQLENLFQQQAAAKAEVGKPFPQEAELREKTARLVELDSILNMDGHSREPEQVLAKSDRPSVLDGLKRTLPAAGTEKKQKSHEEVL